Part of the candidate division KSB1 bacterium genome, CGATGATATCATCTTTCTTTTCCTCGATTATTTCTTTTAATTCATTTAATTGTCTTGAAGACAAACCGTGATTTTTAGCTACCGAAATTAATGGTTCTAACCAGAACTTTGCTTCCCCATCAGCACAAAACACATGAATATGCATACGTTTTTCTTCTCGCGAAAAGAAAAAGAAACGATAACCTTTATGTCGAAAAATTGTAGGACTCATTCTAAATAAAATTAATATATCAAAAAACCATTAGCTTTACAAGCCAAAAAAATTAACCTATCCTTTCCACCTCCTTCTCAAGCTCCTGCTTGGGAAGGAAAGACGAAGGGGAGTTTTCATGAAATTGTGTTCCCAAGCCGGAGCTTGGGAACCAGAGAGGTCAGAGATAATAATTGCCTGGGTTGCGGAAACCGCTACGCTAATTTCCGCAACCATCTAAATTGCCTTAAAACCGGAACGCGACCCGGCTCATTAAAGATGACAATAACTTTGTAGTTTTCCGCCTGACGGGCAAAATGCCGGGCGCTTTCCGGAACGTGATAAACGTCACCGGCCCGATAAACTTACTCGCCATCGATGACAAGCTCACACTCACCTTCAAACACAACCCCAAATGAAGCGGCGTGTGTGTGCGGAGTGAACTCGACAGCTTCGTCATTCTCATTGAAAACGACCTGGTGGTTTTTGCTCTCAACCATAAATCCTCTAATGGCGCCGGCGCCGTCACTGGAATAACCCGCTTTAGGTAATTTTTCCACAAACTCCGGAAATGATTTATTATTACTTCTGACATTCGGTTCCTTATTTTTTTAATCTTGGTAAGTGTTTTGTAGCAGCCTCAAGCAATTGAGATAAGGCCGCCTGCTCGAGTTGTTCCTGTTTAGTTATTTTGATATGCCGAAAGAGCGCCCCTGTGCCCTCGAGGAGGTTTTCAGGATCGGGGAGTTCGGCACCGTAGTTAAAGCCAAGGTTGATATGATTTTTAAAGACGCCGATGTAACAGAAGTGCTCCGACATCTTTTTAGGTCCTACACCGTAGCCAGCGTATTTTTGTTTTGGCCAGGGCACCTCGACAACGTCGGGCATGATTTCCTTAATCAACGCTCTGGTGCGTTTCGCCAACTCTTGTACCGCAGGACTTGCTTTCGTAAGAATTTCTTCAAAACCGTCTGGCATTTTGTTTAAGCCAACTCTTTTCGAATCAAGTCGGCCTCCATTTT contains:
- a CDS encoding DUF4160 domain-containing protein, which translates into the protein MSPTIFRHKGYRFFFFSREEKRMHIHVFCADGEAKFWLEPLISVAKNHGLSSRQLNELKEIIEEKKDDII
- a CDS encoding DUF1801 domain-containing protein, whose product is MPDGFEEILTKASPAVQELAKRTRALIKEIMPDVVEVPWPKQKYAGYGVGPKKMSEHFCYIGVFKNHINLGFNYGAELPDPENLLEGTGALFRHIKITKQEQLEQAALSQLLEAATKHLPRLKK